A portion of the Jaculus jaculus isolate mJacJac1 chromosome 5, mJacJac1.mat.Y.cur, whole genome shotgun sequence genome contains these proteins:
- the P3h1 gene encoding prolyl 3-hydroxylase 1 — MAVSVCRLLAVLAVTATACGTEVESELGLDLAAPDLLFTEGTAAYARGDWPGVVLSMERALRSRAALRALRLRCRTQCAADLPWEADSGPSASPTQAPGAAALQDLRFFGALLRRAACLRRCLGPPAAHLLSEELDLEFHKRSPYNYLQVAYFKINKLEKAVAAAHTFFVGNPEHVEMRQNLDYYQTMSGVKETDFKDLEAKPHMLEFRLGVKLYSEEQPEEAIPHLEAALQEYFVAYEECRALCEGPYDYDGYNYLDYNADLFQAISDHYVQVLNCKQSCVTELASHPSRDKPFEDFLPSHYNYLQFAYYNIGNYTLAIECAKTYLLFFPSDEVMSQNLAYYAAVLGEEQAGSISPRENAQEYRQRSIHEKELLFFAYDVFGIPFVDPDSWTPEEVIPKRLREKQKSERETAVRISQEIGNLMKEIETLVEEKTKESLDVSRLTREGGPLLYEGISLTMNSKVLNGSQRVVMDGMISDNECLELQKLTNAAATSGDGYRGQTSPHTPNEKFYGVTVFKALKLGQEGKVPLQSAHLYYNVTEKVRRVMESYFRLETPLYFSYSHLVCRTAIEESQAERKDNSHPVHVDNCILNAETLVCIKEPPAYTFRDYSAILYLNGDFDGGNFYFTELDAKTVTAEVQPQCGRAVGFSSGTENPHGVKAVTRGQRCAIALWFTLDPRHSERDRVQADDLVKMLFNPEEMDVLQEQPLHSQQGSPQPGEEPLSDSVLKHRDEL; from the exons ATGGCGGTGAGCGTGTGCAGGCTGCTGGCCGTTCTGGCGGTCACCGCCACCGCCTGCGGGACTGAGGTCGAGTCCGAGCTGGGATTGGACCTGGCGGCGCCTGACCTGCTTTTCACGGAGGGGACGGCGGCCTACGCGCGCGGGGACTGGCCCGGGGTGGTCCTGAGCATGGAGCGGGCTCTGCGCTCGCGGGCCGCCCTGCGCGCCCTCCGCCTGCGCTGCCGCACTCAGTGTGCCGCCGACCTGCCGTGGGAAGCGGACTCCGGCCCGTCCGCGAGCCCGACCCAAGCTCCCGGCGCCGCGGCCCTGCAGGACCTGCGTTTCTTCGGGGCCCTGCTGCGCCGTGCCGCCTGCCTGCGCCGCTGCCTCGGGCCTCCGGCCGCACACTTGCTCAGCGAGGAGCTGGACCTGGAGTTCCACAAGCGGAGCCCCTACAATTACCTGCAGGTCGCCTACTTCAAG ATAAACAAGCTGGAGAAAGCTGTAGCAGCAGCACACACCTTCTTCGTGGGCAATCCTGAGCACGTGGAGATGCGCCAGAACCTAGACTACTACCAAACCATGTCTGGAGTGAAGGAGACCGACTTCAAAGACCTGGAGGCCAAACCCCATATG CTTGAGTTTCGTCTGGGAGTGAAACTGTACTCAGAGGAGCAGCCAGAGGAGGCAATACCCCACCTGGAGGCAGCCCTGCAAGAGTACTTCGTGGCCTACGAGGAGTGCCGTGCCCTCTGCGAAGGCCCCTATGACTATGATGGCTACAACTACCTGGACTACAACGCTGACCTCTTTCAGGCTATTTCAG atCACTACGTCCAGGTCCTCAACTGTAAGCAGAGCTGTGTTACCGAGCTGGCTTCCCACCCAAGTCGAGACAAGCCCTTTGAAGACTTCCTCCCCTCACATTATAATTATCTGCAGTTTGCCTACTATAACA ttgGGAATTACACACTGGCTATTGAATGTGCCAAGACCtacctcctcttcttccccagtGACGAGGTGATGAGCCAGAATCTGGCCTACTATGCAGCAGTGCTTGGAGAAGAACAGGCAGGCTCCATCAGCCCCCGTGAG AACGCCCAGGAGTACCGACAGCGCAGCATACATGAGAAAGAACTGCTTTTCTTCGCATACGATGTGTTTGGGATTCCCTTTGTGGATCCG GATTCATGGACTCCAGAAGAGGTGATTCCCAAGAGACTGCGAGAAAAACAGAA GTCAGAACGGGAGACTGCTGTTCGCATTTCCCAGGAGATCGGCAACCTTATGAAGGAGATCGAGACTCTTGTGGAAGAGAAGACCAAGGAATCATTGGATGTCAGCAGACTGACCCGGGAAG GAGGCCCCCTGCTGTATGAAGGCATCAGTCTCACCATGAACTCCAAAGTCTTGAATGGCTCCCAACGGGTGGTGATGGATGGCATGATTTCGGACAATGAGTGCCTGGAGCTGCAGAAACTGACCAAT GCAGCAGCAACTTCAGGAGACGGCTACCGAGGTCAAACCTCCCCACATACCCCCAACGAAAAGTTCTATGGTGTCACTGTCTTCAAAGCCCTCAAG CTGGGGCAGGAAGGGAAAGTTCCTCTGCAGAGCGCCCACCTGTACTACAATGTGACTGAGAAGGTGCGACGTGTCATGGAATCCTACTTCCGCCTGGAGACCCCCCTCTACTTCTCCTATTCCCACCTGGTGTGTCGCACTGCAATAGAAG AGTCGCAGGCTGAGAGAAAGGACAATAGCCACCCAGTCCATGTCGACAACTGCATTCTGAATGCTGAGACTCTTGTGTGCATCAAGGAGCCCCCTGCCTACACCTTCCGGGACTATAG TGCCATCCTTTACCTCAACGGCGACTTCGATGGAGGAAACTTCTATTTTACCGAATTAGATGCCAAGACTGTGACG GCTGAGGTGCAGCCTCAGTGTGGAAGGGCTGTGGGATTCTCTTCTGGCACTGAAAACCCACACGGAGTGAAGGCTGTCACCAGGGGGCAGCGTTGTGCCATCGCCCTGTGGTTCACGCTGGACCCTCGACACAGTGAGCGT GACCGGGTGCAAGCCGATGACTTGGTGAAGATGCTGTTTAACCCAGAAGAGATGGACGTCCTGCAGGAGCAGCCCTTGCACAGCCAGCAGGGCTCCCCCCAGCCTGGAGAAGAGCCTCTCTCAGACAGTGTGTTGAAGCACAGGGATGAGCTATGA
- the C5H1orf50 gene encoding uncharacterized protein C1orf50 homolog isoform X1, translated as MEHAAAPRPPGGGTESPTVPAAAGQGGTRGEGALVERTATPGGLALVSPYHTHRVGDPADLVALAEQVQKADEFIRANASNKLTVIAEQIQHLQEQARKVLEEARRDADLHHVPCNMVKKPGNIYYLYRRESGQQYFSIISPEEWGTSCPHDFLGAYKLQHDLSWTPYEDIEKRDANISIMDKLLSQPMSLPPCTEPTLQGLTH; from the exons ATGGAGCACGCTGCGGCGCCCCGGCCGCCCGGAGGAGGCACGGAAAGCCCAACAGTGCCAGCGGCTGCGGGCCAGGGAGGTACGCGGGGCGAAG GAGCCCTGGTGGAGCGCACCGCCACCCCCGGCGGCCTGGCTCTCGTGAGCCCTTACCACACCCACCGGGTCGGAGACCCCGCGGACCTCGTGGCGCTCGCCGAGCAGGTGCAGAAG GCTGATGAATTCATCCGAGCAAATGCTTCCAACAAGCTGACGGTCATAGCTGAGCAAATCCAGCATTTGCAAGAACAAGCTAGGAAG GTACTGGAAGAAGCTCGTAGAGATGCCGACTTGCACCACGTACCTTGTAATATGGTGAAAAAACCTGGCAACATTTACTATCTTTATAGACGGGAGAGTGGTCAGCAGTACTTTTCTATTATTTCTCCAGAG GAATGGGGAACAAGTTGTCCACATGACTTCCTTGGTGCCTACAAGCTACAGCATGACTTGTCCTGGACCCCATATGAGGACATTGAGAAGAGAGATGCTAACATCAGCATTATGGACAAGCTCCTAAGCCAGCCAATGTCCCTGCCCCCGTGCACTGAGCCCACCTTGCAGGGACTGACTCACTGA
- the C5H1orf50 gene encoding uncharacterized protein C1orf50 homolog isoform X3 has product MVREYGSSAHKPLCVCFSAWHCAAGSGGVQAQTWSTLRRPGRPEEARKAQQCQRLRAREADEFIRANASNKLTVIAEQIQHLQEQARKVLEEARRDADLHHVPCNMVKKPGNIYYLYRRESGQQYFSIISPEEWGTSCPHDFLGAYKLQHDLSWTPYEDIEKRDANISIMDKLLSQPMSLPPCTEPTLQGLTH; this is encoded by the exons ATGGTCAGGGAATATGGAAGCTCCGCCCACAAGCCGTTGTGTGTTTGCTTTTCCGCCTGGCACTGcgctgctgggagtggtggtgtccAGGCGCAGACATGGAGCACGCTGCGGCGCCCCGGCCGCCCGGAGGAGGCACGGAAAGCCCAACAGTGCCAGCGGCTGCGGGCCAGGGAG GCTGATGAATTCATCCGAGCAAATGCTTCCAACAAGCTGACGGTCATAGCTGAGCAAATCCAGCATTTGCAAGAACAAGCTAGGAAG GTACTGGAAGAAGCTCGTAGAGATGCCGACTTGCACCACGTACCTTGTAATATGGTGAAAAAACCTGGCAACATTTACTATCTTTATAGACGGGAGAGTGGTCAGCAGTACTTTTCTATTATTTCTCCAGAG GAATGGGGAACAAGTTGTCCACATGACTTCCTTGGTGCCTACAAGCTACAGCATGACTTGTCCTGGACCCCATATGAGGACATTGAGAAGAGAGATGCTAACATCAGCATTATGGACAAGCTCCTAAGCCAGCCAATGTCCCTGCCCCCGTGCACTGAGCCCACCTTGCAGGGACTGACTCACTGA
- the C5H1orf50 gene encoding uncharacterized protein C1orf50 homolog isoform X2, with protein MEHAAAPRPPGGGTESPTVPAAAGQGGALVERTATPGGLALVSPYHTHRVGDPADLVALAEQVQKADEFIRANASNKLTVIAEQIQHLQEQARKVLEEARRDADLHHVPCNMVKKPGNIYYLYRRESGQQYFSIISPEEWGTSCPHDFLGAYKLQHDLSWTPYEDIEKRDANISIMDKLLSQPMSLPPCTEPTLQGLTH; from the exons ATGGAGCACGCTGCGGCGCCCCGGCCGCCCGGAGGAGGCACGGAAAGCCCAACAGTGCCAGCGGCTGCGGGCCAGGGAG GAGCCCTGGTGGAGCGCACCGCCACCCCCGGCGGCCTGGCTCTCGTGAGCCCTTACCACACCCACCGGGTCGGAGACCCCGCGGACCTCGTGGCGCTCGCCGAGCAGGTGCAGAAG GCTGATGAATTCATCCGAGCAAATGCTTCCAACAAGCTGACGGTCATAGCTGAGCAAATCCAGCATTTGCAAGAACAAGCTAGGAAG GTACTGGAAGAAGCTCGTAGAGATGCCGACTTGCACCACGTACCTTGTAATATGGTGAAAAAACCTGGCAACATTTACTATCTTTATAGACGGGAGAGTGGTCAGCAGTACTTTTCTATTATTTCTCCAGAG GAATGGGGAACAAGTTGTCCACATGACTTCCTTGGTGCCTACAAGCTACAGCATGACTTGTCCTGGACCCCATATGAGGACATTGAGAAGAGAGATGCTAACATCAGCATTATGGACAAGCTCCTAAGCCAGCCAATGTCCCTGCCCCCGTGCACTGAGCCCACCTTGCAGGGACTGACTCACTGA